A genomic region of Candidatus Angelobacter sp. contains the following coding sequences:
- a CDS encoding pitrilysin family protein, with translation MHQITRLPNGLTVATAEMPHMASVSLGLWVGVGGRYEPAELNGASHFIEHMLFKGTRKRSAREISQAVEGGGGYLNAFTGEESTCFYSKARHDRFGELLEVLTDMFLDSKFDPVEIEKERGVIKEEMAMYLDQPQHHVQELLNETLWPNQPLGRPLTGTDKTLDALKRSRLLDFQRTNYVTGATLIAVAGNLSHKRVTKAIARLASRFPRGRRPCFTPAQNSQTEPRFRLFTKKTEQTQFALGVRTCSRHDERRFALRLLNTILGENMSSRLFQVVREDRGLAYSIYSSLSFFDDTGDLVISAGLDTGNLSKTLRLVLREFRQLVERPPSGAELRRARDYIIGQFDLGLESTESRMMWLGEQLLGCGRVIPPAEIKRRLTQVTASEVRAVARDFLRPENLNLALVTSLKPGAISTSDLLI, from the coding sequence ATGCACCAGATCACCCGTCTCCCCAACGGTCTTACAGTCGCGACCGCAGAGATGCCGCACATGGCCAGCGTGAGTCTGGGTCTGTGGGTCGGCGTGGGCGGGCGGTATGAACCGGCGGAACTGAACGGCGCTTCCCATTTCATCGAGCACATGCTATTCAAAGGCACGCGTAAACGCTCGGCCCGGGAGATTTCCCAGGCGGTCGAGGGCGGCGGCGGTTACCTGAACGCTTTCACGGGCGAGGAAAGCACCTGCTTTTACTCGAAGGCGCGCCACGACCGTTTCGGCGAACTGCTGGAAGTGCTGACCGACATGTTCCTTGACTCCAAATTCGATCCCGTCGAAATCGAAAAGGAGCGGGGCGTCATCAAGGAGGAAATGGCGATGTATCTGGACCAGCCGCAGCATCATGTCCAGGAACTCCTCAACGAAACACTCTGGCCAAATCAGCCGCTTGGCCGGCCCCTGACCGGGACGGACAAAACCCTGGATGCGCTGAAACGCTCCCGCCTGCTGGATTTTCAACGGACCAATTATGTGACTGGAGCGACGTTGATCGCCGTCGCGGGCAACCTCTCGCACAAGCGCGTGACCAAAGCCATCGCGCGCCTGGCCTCGCGTTTCCCGCGTGGCCGGAGGCCATGCTTCACCCCCGCTCAAAACAGCCAAACCGAACCACGCTTTCGCCTATTTACAAAAAAAACGGAACAAACCCAGTTTGCGCTCGGGGTTCGTACCTGCTCCCGCCACGACGAGCGGCGCTTCGCGTTGCGTCTGCTCAATACGATTCTGGGCGAGAACATGAGTTCACGCCTGTTTCAGGTCGTTCGTGAAGACCGCGGCCTCGCCTATAGCATCTACAGTTCGTTGAGCTTTTTCGACGACACAGGCGATCTGGTGATCTCCGCGGGCCTCGACACGGGTAATTTGTCGAAAACGCTGCGGCTTGTCCTGCGCGAGTTCCGCCAACTCGTCGAAAGGCCGCCGTCCGGCGCCGAACTCCGCCGCGCACGCGACTACATCATCGGCCAGTTTGACCTCGGCCTGGAAAGCACCGAAAGCCGTATGATGTGGCTGGGCGAACAACTGCTCGGCTGTGGCAGGGTCATTCCCCCCGCGGAAATCAAACGCCGGCTCACTCAGGTCACCGCCAGCGAAGTTCGGGCGGTGGCACGCGACTTTCTCCGGCCGGAAAACCTGAACCTGGCGCTGGTGACGTCGTTAAAACCCGGCGCGATTTCAACGAGCGACCTGCTCATCTGA